In Oreochromis niloticus isolate F11D_XX linkage group LG12, O_niloticus_UMD_NMBU, whole genome shotgun sequence, the DNA window agacatgctgtggaagagagacagtattattcaatgcagagaggtcgattagcacatagtgagtgagaaaggtgactgaagaaatactcaatgcatcatgggaatcccccagcagcctacataTTGCAGCAtgactaagggaggattcagggtcacctaaaGGGGATGATGTGACTGCTTCTCTCAGCGGTCACATCGACAGTAAACACTCGTGACCTGGCTCGAGTTGCCTTCACCGTGTCTGGCACCTTATCACAGATGAAGCTGGTTCAGATCATCAgctgtttctctccttttcGGTTTTCCAGAACTGTGCAGAatcttttagatgttttctagCAAAGTTTAATCTGCCCTTCCTGTTtttgagtgtaaccagtggtttgtgCCTTGTTATAAACTTTCTATGTTTACGAGTATAAAGCTGTCTTTTGATGGTAGACCTTGACAATGATACCCCTACCTCCTTATGTTTTTGACTTGGTTAGATGCTATGAAGATGTTTTTCTTAAttatggaaataattctgtcatcatgCACTTCAGTTCTCTTCTGTGGTCTTTAAGGCCTTCTGCAGTTGCTAAGCTGGCTGGTGCATTTATACTTTTTAAGAATGAATCAAATAATTGATTTGGCCACTCTTAAAGTTTTCTCTCTCTGGTAGTTtccttttagttttttaaaccaCTTCAATGAAAGCTGAAAGCCTGCACTTGAATCTCATATTAATGGACCCAACTGTATATAGGCAGGCATCTTTGACCAGCAGGATGTGGAGGTTCCAAAGTGGCACTCAGTCTTATCCTTTCTTTGGCCTGATGGTGTTACTACTGCTGATATGCTTTAAAGGCACCCACAAAAGTGATCGATTGAACCCTGGTTTAAATTAAGAAACAGTTGTAGCTCATCTCATGTGTTTCTTAAAGTTCAGCATAAAAAGTAAAAGCTGTTTCACTTTGTTTCTAATAGCAGGTAAATTTGTGTGCTGGGCTATTTTGGCACTTCCAGCTGAGTTACGGCACATGCAAATGTTGTGTGCACACATGCTTGAGAAGGGTTAGGGAAAGTTGGCCAGATGTGCCACAAATTTAACAACTCATTTGACATCTATGAACCACAGGATTGCCCATATATGGTAAACCTGTGGCCAAGTAGTGAGCCAGACTCACCAGCACTCTTAGTTCAGGCCCAAATGAAGTCCAACGATCTGGGTCACCTTTGGGCCAAACAGCCTGAGGTATTATGGACaaaatttatttgaaacacAAATGTAAAGCGGGACTTTTAGGAACTTGTTAAGCTTCATCTGGATGCAAATACAGGAGGACCTTGATTGGTTCCTTGAAGTTCACCACATGTTCCAAAACGTTTACCTCCATAAGGGTTTTCCATAATTCTACGACTTTATTTAATGCAGCAAAATGACataaaatgtactgtttatcTGTGTATTAAAGGGCAGTGAACTGGGTTCAAAACTTGCTGAACAAAGCAGTCACTATTTTTCTAATcagcattttctgtgtgtgtgggcgggTTGCTGACCTTTTATCTGATGTTGAAAGTCGGGAAACTGAAGTGCATTTTCTTTGCTTGACAAGGGTGGCATCTCAAAAGTGCCAATAATAGAGTACAGAGTTGATTTATGTGGTGAGGCCTGCACTGCTGATCATGAGGAGGAAGTGTCTGCAGTCAAGTGTGCTTTCCTGAActtagctttttttaaaatctgctgGATACTTTTGATCTACTTTTGCAGCACACGGCCcttgaagagaaagaaagaaaagaattgaAACAAACTGCGTATTTTTGGATCATCTAACTTGAAGTAAAGTCCAAGAAAAAAAGGTCCAGAAGTCTGAGACATGGAGGTGAAAGGTTTCTATTCGGCCTTCAGTTTTTCACTGTCTGCATGTGATACTTTAAGCTTAAAATGCACTCAAGCTGGCATGGAAGTTGGTGCAAAACCCGATTAGATCAGATCATGCTGAGAAATGTTTGAGAtgcattactttttaaaactttcttCATTGTATCTATATTTTAGGTTTTAGTACAGCACTGAGCCCCTTTTCATTTCTTCCAAGAATTGGGACatcatccaaagaagagctttgaatgtctttcaaAAAAACTGGAGAATTATTCCTGAAGATTTAGAGGGTGTTTTGAAAAATGAAGGTAGTCATACCAAATACTGCCTTTCAAGCTTGTTTGAAACGCATATATAAATCGTTTTTAACTAGCCATTTCCCTAAGAAAATAAGCAGTTAACCAGACAAAAGTTGATTTACAGAGGCAGCCTGCTTCTAGcagaggatgaactgaggggctgGACCAAAGCCCAGCCAAAgtaaataaagattattttgagATGTGAATTGTGCAGAGCTACTCTAGTCGATTCCAATgataaaaatatgcaaaagagTAGATTATGTCCACCTTGAAGAATAAGAGGAGATGAATGTCACGCTCTCCCTCGCtttgaaaactgaaaataaagaaaataaagttaattcccaagattttattttatgtgcaaaCTTGTTAAGTTTCCATGTTAAATGACCAAAATTTTTCAAATACAAAAGCCACAAATCTTTTCACTCTGTTTaacctgaagagaggaaagacTTGTTTGATCAATGAACGTGACCTGCGTTTCCTTTCTTCCCCCTTAAAATGCTGAGTTGATCTTCTGAAGGTGATTTCTATTTTGGTTTGCCTGCTGTAGAGATCCATGCACTCCTCCACTTATAAACATGGAggaatggtttatttgaagactttcagtcaggtttcagagcacagaaaggtgaattatgcagttCCACAGCCTTTCATGCTAAGGCcgtttctgtttacattataggTGGTTCtctaggcagtatcattagaagacacaGGATACATAGTCACTGCTATGCAGCTGATacccaactttatttatccatgaagccagTTAACCAATTAATTAAATTGctggaatgtcttaaagacataaagacctggatgacatCCTTTCCTCCTTCTAAATTCAGGCAAGTTATTGTATTTGGCCCTAAAAGTCTTTCTCACATCACCCACGACAGGTCACGGCAGATAGCTGCCcctgcctgagcctggttcttctgcaggtttcttcctttaaccCTTTCACCCATAGTGGTCACTaaagtggacagctattcaaaggctgttttcttgtatttgtgtcagtgttgatggtgtacttacacataaaccactacatcgGACACTGATGTATCACTTCATACCCTGTCACCCACTCCAAAGGTGATGTTGTCCACCTTAGTGGACATGTAAAAGACGctttgaaaagtacatgtttaaaaaaattgagttcaaaaatctttttttttcatgcctacagatgaataaaaatacttaagaaaaaaatcctgattgaggttgtcataattcatgcatgaaagggttaaaaagggagtttttactTCCCAATGTTGCTAAGTGCTTGCACATAggggttgtttgattgttggggtatTTTCTCTATTAAAGTAGGGTCTTTGTCGTAcattataaagcaccttgaagagactgttgttgttatatggtgctatataaataaaatcgaATTGAAGAAGCATTGAAAAAAATCATTGCTCTTTGCAGACACTTAATGTTTTCTAATGCTATATTTGCAGCGATCACAATGTAGTTTAgctaataatatttttttttaaattttgaggCCTAACAGTGTTTATAACATGGCAAACCGCAGCCTGATATCTGAATGCTGCTTCAATTAAAGGGTACAACTTAAGGAAACCGGATTTTTGTGTGTAGGAGGGAAAATGATGAAACTGTAACTGGTTTTATGCTGAATAGGTGAAATAAATgcaacagttttcttttttatttcataatatTTGCAGGGTGCGACAATGTATGTGATCAAAACAAAACCTGAAACAATCACTTCTCCCACTCTGTTGATCTCCActgtacattttattatttaaaggaAATCCTATTCATCATCAACAGACCTTTCTGTGTTGCTCATTCTTTCTGTGTCAAATTAAGGATTTTTCTACTTTAAGGAAACGTTACATTTCACATATGTGTTGGCATCCGCAGTTTCCTGTTTATCACAGAGATGGTGTGAAGTATCGTTTCTATGCAAAAGCACATTCGTGAATGACTCAGGATATAATTATTAGAGAAGCACTTCCTTCACCTTGGCAGTTTTGGTTTCAGTAATTAATCAGTACAAACCAGAAGGTTTGAAACCCAAAATTAGAGCCTTTAAAAAGATGTCATGTTCATTTGTCTTCATGTCTTAATATTGATTGTGTAAATTAAGCCAATCCTTAATGACTCAATCTATTCCTCAATCAAAAGAGGAAGTGCCATAATTTTCTCAAAGTAGTAACATAAAGGTCAATCTTTGTTACTcagaaaaatgaaaaggaaTCAACATTGCTACTCCCTTATTCTGTATAAGAAAAGAAATGGGAAACTGAATATGCTGAATAAGATTTAATGCTTGAAATTGGTTAGGAAAATTACGATTGCATAAGGTGACTGTTTTGTCACCTCATGAGAAAAGGGTTCTCCGAGGAGTTGACTTGATGACTACAGTACAGCTCACCCATCATGCAGCTAAGCTTcagaggttgttttttttacattatcaCAGAGTAAAAATGATAGCATAAGTTTTAGTTACCCTAATACCAACTTAAACCTGAATCAAAATGGACCATAAGCGCAAAAGTGACAAAGAAAAGACAATGCTGTAGAAAGAAGAAGTGCTGGagtaaaaaaagacaaaacaactgTGACCTTATTGACCTGTGAGTAGCAGCGTCACAAATGAGTCTAGCTATTTAATTTTTTAGAAAACCCTCAATGTCAGAAtcagaaatactttattaatctcgAAGGAAATGTCCATGCCTCAGCTGCAGATCCTCACCAGTTTGTTCTGTGCTACAGTTTGTAAAactatatttttactgtattgcTTTATGCTGCAAGGTAAAAACCTACAATATTACAGAGAGAACTGTAACAATCAGACAATCCCCTGTGAGAAAGCACTTGGAGAgaatggggaggaaaaactctctCTTGAAAGGacgaaacctccaacagaaccaggcgcagggaggggcagccatctgctgcaactggtGGAAAACAACACAGGAGAGTGTAACCAAGAGTTTCTGGAGGTTGCTGGCAGTTAACATTGCTTTGGTAACTAGCAGGTTGATGTGGTTCacagtagtttgcatggaaaacGATAagttgtctgcaaacactcacaaaATAGTCGCCGAATGGGAGTGACACTGAAAAGTGCAATGCAAACTGGAAATAGACCAATTCtctgcaaaaataaaagatgCACGGTTTGAAGCACGTGTGTTGGAGCTGTAATGCGcaatttttactttgaaggtgaccAGTTTGTAGTTTGCATTGCACTTTGTCAACTTTCCCTAATTTTAAGATTCACCATGCTGCAATTGTTTGTGTCTATGGAGACTCTAGAGACTAACTCCGGGAATCAGACTTTCATGAAAGCTGGACAGGAAATCAGACACAAGAATAGTATAGAGAAGAcagaagattttaaaaataacagctTCAGTGCATGCTAAACAATAGACAGGCTGGATGGACATGCTgacatcacccactggtttTGAACATTTTGTCATTACAGCCACACATCAAATAAAGTCACCCCACAGAGATTTTATGAAGGGGGGAAGTAGAAAACCATATTTAAATTTGGGTTTACAGTTGTGGAAAAGTTACAAGGTTGGGAATTTTTAGGCTTAATTACACCAGatcaaaactgtaaaatcagAGCACAAACACTGTCTTTTATACAATGATTGAGTGGCGCTGGTGTTATTTAGTCCCTTCCTGTTATTCTCCACTGCAACTCCCCGAAATGCAACACAAGTGTTGAATGTTGCATTTATTACAGTCATTGTAGGCAGGTGAATGTGGCATGCTGGGTAAACTTTAAAAGTGCAACTTTTTTAGTGTTCTCTTCTATCCAACAAGAAGATTGATTGATCAGGGGGGGTCCCCAACATTTACTGCACATAgatcattttttatttgttgctgGAATGTACATCTCATTTTCATATACGAGAAGCACAGTCTAATTTTAGGGTCAGAGACAAGATCCCCCATTTAATAACTTAGCAGAAGAGGAAGTGGTTAGCAGCCCCTCAGAGGCAAATACAGAAGTGCTGCTGTGCCAAGTCTAGTTGTTCTTAAGTACCACTGTTGTATTTTCTGTTCCTGATTCCAGGCAGGTTAAACCCAGTGTGAAGTACCAATACTAAATCTGTTCTGGCCTGAATTTCCACGAATCTTGACCACAACAGTTGCAGTTTACAGAACTGTCCAGTCATCAGTTTTATATCCATGCCTTCCTGAGGAAAAGCCATGATGCACCACCTTAGTATATGTTTTTTGGTCTGCTGGCCCTCCACCCAGTGCTCCCCGATTTATTTCGGTACTCCTTTGTGTCTTGTGCGTGTGTACTTTTCCCTCCCCTGTGATTGTGTCCATTGTGTGCACCTATGTCTCATTTATCTGTATGTATAGAGTATAAATAGTGCCATCTTCCCCTTGTCTTTGTGAGATTATCTGTTACCCTTTCTTGTGAGTCTTCCTGTCTGGattctgtttgttgtttcttttggaTTGTTGTGCACTTGTTTTGGGCTTTCCACCAATAAAGATATGTTTTCAGAATGAAGGTCTGTATCTGGGTCCTTATCCTACAATTCCCTGACATCATGGAAGACTGGAAAATGTTGCTTGAAGGCACAGACCCATCCTGCCTGTATCAGCAGTCAAAGTTGGTAGTAGTGGTTTAATGGTGTAGgggatatttatttttagtttcaaTCCCACAGCTAACATGAGTGCTGTTTCTGACCATGTCCATGTCTTTATGACCACATTGTACCCATCTTCCGATCGCTGCTTCTGTctcaccatgtcacaaagctcagatcatctcaaacgggtttcttgaacatcacagtgagttcactgtactcagctggcctccacagtcacctgatctcaatccaatagagcacctttgggatatGGAAGAATGGCAGATCTTGTGCAGCTGATACACCTGCagaaactgtgtgatgctattgTGTCAatgtggaccaaaatctcaggGATGTCCAATCCAGCACTATTAGGTGTGACTGATGAGGTGTCTGAGTGTACCTCCAGCCTTCGACATCTAGTAATCAAAGAAATCCAATATTAATTGTACACTACATTTACATTTAGATATAAACctaaatacaatataataaaatgtttattatatAACGATatgaaattatatttattattttattttatgactCAGTTTTTTTATACTGTAAGTGGTGATGAAATGGGGTGTTTACCATATTTAGCTCAGCCagcaaaaactacaaaaaaaaacgCCGCAGAGTTTCCTAACTTACTTCCTCTTTCTCAGCTTTATAAACCCACACTCGACTTCATTCACTCAGACTTTCTCTCTTGCATCCTCACTGGTCCTCAAAGATCAAAACAACCATCACAAAGATGAACAAGCCACTGCTCCTGCTGGTCGCTCTGACTTTCTGCTGTTGCATCGCGTCTCTGCATGGTAAGAAAACATTACTGCTTTAATTAcaaatatttgtacattttggtATCTCACAGGAGGGTCATTGATTTTGAGgtcattattttattcataattatcgtctttaaatgtattttatcttGTCTTGGTTCATCTGATGTCAtagtttattctgtttttttaaaaatgcattaaagtacagtataataaaaaaacaagcttTTTAAGTAGCTTGTAGGTATTACCCTTGACACTTGTTTTGAGTGTAATACCTGACCTTAAAGACCGATGTTTGACTGAGCAACAGATCCGTTTACTGGCTTCTCTGGGGCTTTCAGCTGCATCTTAATGGTTTGAAAAATTTTGAAATTGGACTGAAAGTTGCAAGATTTGTACAAACATATATAGATGTATAGTAATTTTGACAAACAAAGTTTTAACAAAGTCAGAATGGTTTAATCTACTACAGACTAAAATAATAACTAAATCCTTTTTTTCAGGTTTTGCCATCAACACCTGCCGCTGTAGACGGATGGTCGCGAATCCTGTTCCTCCTAGAGCAGTCAAGAAGATAGAGGTGACTGCTGCCTCAGGACACTGCCCCCGGACTGAAATCACGTGAGTACTTGCCACTGATCTTGAGCACTGGGTTGCACAGATTCTCAGTGGGGTGTGGGCTAAATTTAAAAAGAGCATAAATTTGAAATACTCTTTGGTATTAGCTACAAAGCCAGAGCAGGAAAGCTATGAGTACATTTTAGCTAATAATTCACATGTACTGTGCTAATCTAATGTTTTCCTGAAGCTTGTAGTCTTTATAATAGGAAGTGAAAGTTCATAATAGGAAGTTGAACCTTCTGTCAATTCCACTGGCAAAAAAGCATATCAGTATATATTTGTTAAATGTTGCActatttttaaagcttttacaCTCAATAGAGCCCCTGGCAACACTATTATAACTCACACGGGTCTGATGTCTGGTGTCGTTTTGGTACACAGACCTgtaaactgaaagcaaaagggTTGTGCTTTGATTTCTTCCTTTTAAGTCTGTGTCAGGTTTAATCAAGTGTGTGCAATGTGATCATTTATCCATTTTTAATTTCCTCACAGCATCACTGTGAGGAATGGTAACAGGATTTGTGTCGATCCAGAGGCCAAGTGGTTTCCAGGCCTTCTCAACACTCTGCAAAAGTAAGAAGCTTTATCACCTACAACACATATAATCACATTTAATAGACCCGACATAAATAACATTTACCTAACTTGCTGAGAACATCTTTTTAACTGAGCTGCTGTTTTCAATGAATTTCGATGCTACATTTATCTAGCTTAGCTACCTGGAAACAAACATGAGTATTTTTTTCACTCCAATGTATATCTTGTTGTGTCTAAAGGAAGTAAAACCATATTAGTTGTCCCTGACAACCACACATAGTAGTTTACTGTATCTGTCACTGCTTTCTGATTTTTATGATTGTTATTGGTTGTTCCAGCTATTCTGACTCCATCCTTTTGTTTTGATTACAGGAAAAATGACCTCTCAACTGCTGAGCAAACCACTGTTTCCGGCTTCTGATCACGTTTCGTGGCACATCGATGCCTTTAGTCATCAAGCTGTGAATTACCCATAGGAAGGCTGACCCACCttccattttttatttcactgtctttttgttttgtattgaaCCTTTTTgcagtttcatttatttttagtgtttaagggaaaaaaattataacatATACAAAATCCCATGATCTAAATGTGACCTTTTATACCTGATAGTATTAATGTGCTGGCTTACCATTTAAAGAATGTattgaagaaaatgaaatactGCAGTATTGATGCACAGATTTGACCTTTTATATGTTTTGTATCTGTTAGTGTTACTATTTCTTACTTAAGAAACATGTATTtatactgtttgattaaaaaTGGATGATTTTAGCATGTTGGTTAGGATGGTTTTTGTCACTTAAGCACTAGGGTGCTATGACTTCAATTTATGTTGCaatttggatttttgttttttttatataaaaaaagacaataaaaactgacaaaaagactTAAAAAATGAAGTTTTATTGCCTGCAGGGGGTGTGGGGTGGTGGTGATGGAGGGTTCGGGACTGTGTAGGAGGTTTAAAatcctggttttgttttgttggacTGTTTTAACTacattaaaattataatttCGGTAATAAAGTTTTCTAAAGTTTtctttaaacataaaaacacaaagcactCTTAGACTGCAACATTATTCTCTGGGAAGTGTATACTTTTAAGGCaatagtattgtattttgtatataaaCAGTTTGACCTTCAGATAAATCtattgaccttgaaggagaggtcagaggacaaatgtgacatgatgatTTTCATCTTTATGTGGTCCTTTCTGTATGTTGAAAATCCATACCACAATCATGGTAGAATTGTAGCTCCTAAGTTATATGGCTTTATATCAATTTTACACCAATAAACAGTTGGGGACTTATGAAAAGTGTTTCTAAGGATAAGCTGCAATAACCCTCAAGATTTCGCTATAACGTAATCAGGCTTTACATGAATGtaaattaacattaacattgcGAGAAAATGACTTCCCCCTTTTGAGAACACTTTCACAgaattttatgtttgtgttaGAGGAATCGGTATGAACATACACTGAAGACTTTCAAACAGCCAGATAGTCCCTAAGTTAGAGGAACTAAACAAAGACAGCAGCAAGACCCACATTATTTAAACTTAGCCTAATTACCAAACATGAGGCTAAGTTTGGCTTTGGTAAGAGCTGTTCACCACAGCTGAAAGTTTTCCAATCAGAGGAAGCTGACTGAGTGCTTCCTCCTGCCTGCGGTGGACGCTTGTTGGACTGGGAACCAGTGTGGGGAAGAACTGCATGCCACCTTCATTGATAACAGTTTTAAATGTGGTTCTTTAAAAACTCTCTTGAGAGCTAGAGTAGCACCTTTGTTGGTGACTGCTGGTGGCCTGAAGACGCACGCCCAGTTTTTATCCTCTTACCTGAAAACTACTAAAACAACAGTGtagggatttttttaaaaa includes these proteins:
- the LOC100697780 gene encoding C-X-C motif chemokine 10 — encoded protein: MNKPLLLLVALTFCCCIASLHGFAINTCRCRRMVANPVPPRAVKKIEVTAASGHCPRTEITITVRNGNRICVDPEAKWFPGLLNTLQKKNDLSTAEQTTVSGF